The following coding sequences are from one Candidatus Nitrosopumilus sp. SW window:
- a CDS encoding isocitrate/isopropylmalate dehydrogenase family protein — protein MSKKAAVMKGDGIGPEVVDSMLRVLKECNFQSELVLCEAGSEQWDKNGRKDASYIPDATMKILEESDCCFKGPTTTIPVPGAPRSVAVTLRQKFDLYANIRPTKTYDRLTPDRKLDCVCFREATEGLYTGVEAKITDDAAIAIRKITRQGSRRLLDSAVDWANKFNMKKMVAVTKRNILKQTDGIFWDEAQKSVEGTGIELSEIYIDNMAQQMVIATEQFNGSVLVSTNLFMDIISELASALVGSIGLIYSANIGDNYAMFEAAHGSAPQFAGQNKVNPTATVLSGAWMADYMGERDIRDAIFAATEQVINEGKAVTWDIGGDASTTQMTDAIITYAKEKLRK, from the coding sequence TTGAGTAAAAAAGCAGCAGTGATGAAAGGAGACGGTATTGGACCTGAAGTTGTGGATTCAATGCTTAGAGTTCTCAAGGAATGCAATTTTCAATCAGAATTAGTTCTATGTGAGGCAGGCTCTGAGCAGTGGGACAAAAATGGCAGAAAAGATGCATCATACATCCCAGATGCAACCATGAAGATTCTAGAAGAATCAGACTGTTGTTTCAAAGGCCCAACTACTACAATTCCAGTTCCAGGCGCACCCAGAAGTGTGGCAGTAACTCTAAGGCAGAAATTTGATCTTTATGCAAATATCAGACCAACAAAAACTTATGATAGATTAACCCCAGACAGAAAACTGGATTGTGTTTGTTTTAGAGAGGCAACTGAAGGGCTCTATACAGGAGTAGAGGCAAAAATTACAGATGATGCAGCAATTGCAATTAGAAAAATTACAAGACAAGGCAGTAGGCGATTACTAGATTCAGCAGTAGATTGGGCAAATAAATTCAACATGAAAAAGATGGTCGCAGTTACAAAAAGAAATATCTTAAAACAAACTGATGGAATTTTTTGGGATGAGGCACAAAAATCAGTTGAGGGAACAGGAATTGAATTATCTGAAATTTACATTGACAATATGGCACAACAAATGGTGATTGCAACTGAGCAGTTTAATGGTTCAGTATTAGTTAGCACCAATTTGTTTATGGATATTATTTCTGAACTTGCATCAGCACTAGTAGGTTCAATCGGACTAATCTATTCAGCAAACATTGGAGACAATTATGCAATGTTTGAGGCAGCTCATGGAAGTGCACCACAATTTGCAGGACAAAACAAAGTGAATCCAACTGCAACAGTTCTATCAGGAGCTTGGATGGCAGATTATATGGGTGAAAGAGATATCAGAGATGCAATTTTTGCAGCAACAGAGCAAGTAATCAACGAAGGAAAAGCAGTAACATGGGATATTGGCGGTGATGCATCAACAACACAAATGACTGATGCAATAATCACATATGCAAAAGAAAAGCTAAGAAAATAA
- a CDS encoding 50S ribosomal protein L21: MATKKSSGRSHGFKHKSRSVMKKKSPRGVSFLLREYKEGQQALVIIDPRQHKGLPHRRYHGKVGMITNVGRRAITLDVKLGEKSKTLITRLDHIKPFGV, encoded by the coding sequence ATGGCAACTAAGAAATCTTCTGGTCGTTCACATGGATTCAAACACAAATCCAGATCAGTTATGAAGAAAAAGTCTCCTAGAGGCGTTTCATTCCTATTACGTGAATACAAAGAAGGTCAACAAGCACTTGTCATTATTGATCCTAGACAGCACAAAGGATTGCCTCACAGAAGATACCACGGTAAAGTTGGTATGATTACCAATGTGGGAAGACGTGCTATCACACTAGATGTAAAATTAGGTGAAAAATCGAAAACCTTAATCACTAGATTGGATCACATAAAACCATTCGGTGTATAG
- a CDS encoding HemK2/MTQ2 family protein methyltransferase has translation MQNKFSKNDEYPPSEDTFFIANNIETEKGNCALDIGSGSGYLTKLLSENFSLVVGTDINCGVLQHQSSYKTQNLICCNGSDALKIKFDFIVCNLPYLATDEILDIATDGGAEGFEIPKKIFDSAKNNLKENGKFVFVTSSLSNYEKLIDYAQKLGLKTRIMAKKKLFFEELILVEAKN, from the coding sequence TTGCAAAACAAATTCTCAAAAAATGATGAATATCCTCCATCTGAGGATACTTTTTTCATTGCAAACAACATTGAAACTGAAAAAGGAAACTGTGCCTTAGATATTGGAAGTGGCTCTGGATATCTTACAAAATTACTATCTGAGAATTTTTCATTAGTTGTTGGTACTGACATTAACTGTGGTGTATTACAACACCAAAGTTCTTACAAAACACAGAATCTGATTTGTTGCAATGGTTCAGATGCACTAAAAATAAAATTTGATTTTATTGTGTGTAATTTGCCTTACTTGGCAACTGATGAAATTTTAGATATTGCTACAGATGGTGGTGCTGAAGGATTTGAGATCCCAAAAAAAATCTTTGATTCAGCAAAAAATAATCTAAAAGAAAATGGGAAATTTGTGTTTGTCACATCTTCACTTTCAAACTATGAAAAACTCATAGATTACGCACAAAAATTAGGCTTGAAAACACGAATCATGGCAAAAAAGAAACTTTTCTTTGAAGAGTTAATTCTTGTAGAAGCAAAAAACTGA
- a CDS encoding RNA polymerase Rpb4 has translation MEEVQKKQAISLSEVKEILGKVDPEEMDQIQRWTYDYVSKFVSLDPKDAKEMKKKLIKECELTEDEAVEIVNIRPTSMAELRSFTFGWKKLILAETLEKMLNIIKEHS, from the coding sequence ATGGAAGAAGTACAAAAGAAACAAGCTATTTCTCTTTCAGAAGTTAAAGAAATCTTAGGCAAAGTTGATCCTGAAGAAATGGATCAAATTCAACGTTGGACCTATGATTATGTTTCAAAATTTGTATCACTTGATCCTAAAGATGCAAAAGAGATGAAGAAAAAACTCATCAAGGAATGTGAATTAACAGAAGATGAAGCTGTTGAAATTGTCAACATTAGACCAACAAGTATGGCAGAATTACGTTCTTTCACCTTTGGTTGGAAAAAATTAATTCTTGCTGAAACTCTAGAAAAAATGCTCAATATAATCAAGGAGCATTCTTAA
- a CDS encoding SirB1 family protein: MEKEFDPFVAEWYSFVKNPNFNLVEKCLKFAQILEYPDLDIEKYIEKITKMGMSLKESVSDVKNPTYLISMLNEHLFENLGYSGDDDDYYNPKNNFLNEVIDKKTGLPITISILYTEVAKFIGLDLKIVGFPSHILVKYNEEMILDPFYDGRLLDIDDLQEILDTNYGGEIEFKPEFLDEIEPEQILLRMTRNLKNSYVQSFVYEKALRCVNMVLAIEPESPEDIRDKGILEERLLNYNEALKYLNKYLEINPNAEDVDFILELIRSIKTKN; encoded by the coding sequence TTGGAAAAAGAGTTTGATCCATTTGTTGCAGAATGGTATTCATTTGTAAAAAATCCAAATTTCAATCTAGTTGAAAAATGCCTTAAATTTGCACAGATTCTAGAATATCCAGATCTAGACATTGAAAAATACATAGAAAAGATCACCAAAATGGGAATGTCTCTCAAAGAGTCAGTCAGTGATGTCAAAAATCCCACGTATTTGATCTCAATGTTAAACGAACATCTATTTGAGAATCTAGGGTATAGTGGAGATGATGATGACTATTACAATCCAAAAAATAATTTTCTAAATGAGGTAATAGACAAAAAGACAGGACTTCCAATTACAATTTCAATTCTTTATACAGAAGTTGCAAAATTCATAGGATTGGATCTCAAAATTGTAGGATTCCCAAGTCACATATTGGTAAAATATAATGAAGAAATGATACTAGATCCATTCTATGATGGACGATTGTTAGACATTGATGACTTGCAAGAAATTCTTGACACAAATTACGGAGGAGAAATAGAATTTAAACCAGAATTTCTAGATGAGATAGAACCTGAGCAGATTCTACTAAGAATGACTCGCAACTTGAAGAACTCATATGTACAGTCTTTTGTTTATGAAAAAGCACTTCGTTGTGTCAACATGGTATTAGCAATTGAACCAGAATCACCCGAAGATATCAGAGATAAAGGAATACTAGAAGAAAGATTACTAAATTATAATGAGGCATTAAAATATTTGAATAAATATTTGGAGATTAATCCAAATGCAGAAGATGTAGATTTTATTTTAGAATTGATTAGAAGTATAAAGACAAAAAATTAA
- a CDS encoding rRNA adenine dimethyltransferase family protein, with translation MIKRKLLGQHFLNSKSIAESIVSEAKITKNDVVFEIGTGLGVLTPLLCKNAKKVISVDADDTLIQKARTAFSDIDNLILKSGDGFKKKDSFSIFVSNLPYSKSKDAIEWLAQRSFSHGVIMVQKEFAEKLVAKTKNRKAISIIATHAFEIKKISAVGKNNFSPPPKVDSVILKITKKTDMDKKLVSTINEIFSYRRKTVKNILKQFGQDSEIEKRIDDLTGDEIVNLAKQILKK, from the coding sequence ATGATAAAGCGAAAACTTCTCGGACAACACTTTCTCAACTCAAAATCAATTGCAGAATCTATTGTATCTGAGGCTAAAATAACCAAAAATGATGTTGTATTTGAGATTGGAACTGGATTGGGGGTGCTTACTCCATTACTGTGCAAAAATGCAAAAAAGGTAATCTCTGTTGATGCTGATGATACTCTGATCCAAAAGGCAAGAACCGCTTTCTCAGACATTGATAATCTTATCTTAAAATCAGGTGATGGTTTTAAGAAAAAAGATTCATTTTCTATTTTTGTGTCGAATCTGCCTTATTCTAAGAGTAAAGATGCAATTGAATGGTTAGCTCAGCGTTCATTTTCTCATGGAGTGATCATGGTCCAAAAAGAATTTGCAGAAAAACTTGTAGCAAAAACAAAAAATCGTAAAGCCATAAGCATAATTGCCACTCATGCATTTGAGATAAAAAAAATATCTGCTGTTGGAAAGAATAATTTTTCTCCTCCACCAAAAGTTGATTCTGTAATACTAAAAATAACAAAGAAAACTGATATGGATAAAAAACTAGTTTCAACAATAAATGAGATCTTTTCATACAGACGAAAGACTGTGAAAAATATTCTAAAACAATTTGGACAAGACTCTGAAATTGAGAAACGTATTGATGATTTAACGGGAGATGAAATAGTTAATCTTGCAAAACAAATTCTCAAAAAATGA
- a CDS encoding metallophosphoesterase yields the protein MIIVQISDLHIGSQFLEEKFNVLVDEINELNPDVIVITGDLTNEGLMKEYEKCKSLLEKFNTKKIIAISGNHDYRNTGYLLFKKFFPFQTVNELSDDVVLVTVGTARPDRNEGEVGYRQNLWLERTMKKHKDKIKIVAMHHHLIAIPDTGSDQLTVVDAGDVLRTVLDSKVDLVLCGHKHRPWAWNFRTLTVVNAGTATSERVRGLFENTYNILTIENKKVQVDLKIVGGKRVPIDEIVNNYSQFHDELDNV from the coding sequence ATGATTATAGTCCAAATCTCTGATCTTCATATAGGTTCACAATTCCTAGAAGAAAAATTCAATGTATTAGTTGATGAAATTAACGAGTTGAATCCTGATGTTATTGTAATTACTGGTGATTTAACAAATGAAGGATTGATGAAAGAGTATGAAAAATGCAAATCTCTATTAGAAAAATTCAACACAAAAAAAATTATTGCAATTAGTGGAAATCATGATTACAGAAACACTGGTTATCTATTATTCAAAAAATTCTTTCCATTTCAAACTGTAAATGAATTGAGTGATGATGTTGTTTTAGTAACTGTAGGTACTGCAAGACCTGACAGAAATGAAGGTGAAGTTGGATACAGACAAAACCTTTGGCTTGAGAGAACCATGAAAAAACACAAAGATAAGATAAAAATTGTTGCAATGCATCATCATCTAATTGCAATTCCTGATACTGGATCTGATCAACTAACTGTAGTTGATGCTGGTGATGTGTTGCGCACAGTACTTGATTCCAAAGTTGATCTTGTTTTGTGTGGACACAAACACAGACCATGGGCTTGGAACTTTAGGACATTAACTGTTGTAAATGCTGGTACTGCTACATCTGAACGCGTTCGTGGATTGTTTGAAAATACATACAACATTTTGACAATTGAAAACAAAAAAGTCCAAGTCGACCTAAAAATTGTAGGTGGCAAACGTGTACCTATTGATGAAATTGTGAATAATTACAGTCAATTTCATGATGAACTAGACAACGTTTAA
- a CDS encoding DUF655 domain-containing protein, with translation MYRAQPPPRKYEEYAYVLDFNPRGKSSTVRGREGIIITAIGEDRLTILEILGVANSTFEVGEKIYIGKEGRTKIQSVLGKMEYEKISSSAQTELQNVVESIVTENESKFVEYLNKAQPLTPRIHALELIPGIGKTYMKTMLEEREKKPFESYEDLQERVGFKEPIKHITERIMDEITGESRMNLFVKR, from the coding sequence TTGTATAGGGCACAACCCCCACCTAGAAAATATGAGGAATATGCATATGTTCTAGATTTTAATCCTCGTGGAAAATCATCTACTGTAAGAGGACGAGAGGGAATAATCATCACTGCAATTGGTGAAGACAGATTAACCATCTTGGAAATTCTTGGAGTTGCAAATTCTACATTTGAAGTAGGTGAGAAAATCTATATCGGAAAAGAAGGTAGAACAAAAATCCAATCTGTATTAGGTAAGATGGAATATGAAAAGATCTCTTCATCTGCTCAGACTGAATTACAAAATGTAGTTGAAAGCATTGTAACTGAAAATGAATCAAAATTTGTAGAATATCTAAACAAGGCACAACCACTAACTCCTAGAATTCACGCATTAGAGTTAATTCCAGGAATTGGTAAAACATACATGAAAACAATGCTTGAAGAAAGAGAAAAGAAACCATTTGAGAGTTATGAAGACTTGCAAGAAAGAGTTGGATTCAAAGAACCAATCAAACACATTACAGAGCGAATCATGGATGAAATTACTGGCGAAAGTAGAATGAATCTCTTTGTAAAGAGATGA